The stretch of DNA CCCTAGGAAAGGaaggcctccctccctctctttgtgATATGAACACGGGGCTGTGCCCCAGGTCCAAACACTTCCCTGGCAGGAAGCAAAGAGACAACTCAAAATACTGGCATGGGTTTGAGAAAGCAAACACTGGGTCACTAAATCCTTCTGCAACCAAACTAGTTTCCAAGCCATTGTTTTTGGCAAAGTTCAAGGATTACTGGAATTGTCACCTGAAATTGTCAACTGAAACGACCAAAAATTTTTCACAATGGAAGTTTGGCATAAAACTTGTCAGGAGTTCAAAGAATACAAAGACATCACAGTAACAAAATTCTGTGTCTTCCAATCTATTTGTTAATGTGAAGTAGGTTTCtcaatactttaatttttttgagacggagtctcgctcttgtttccaggctggagtgcgatggcgcaatcttggctcactgcaacctccgcctcccaggttcaagtgattcacctgcctcagcctcttgagtagctgggattacaaacgcccatcaccaagcccggctaatttttgtatttttagtagagacggggtttcaccatgttgctgcccaggctggtcttgaactcctgacctcaggtgatccgcctgctccgcctcccaaagtgctgggattacaggcgtgagccaccacccctggcctcaacactttaaaaaagaaaaaaaagtgcagatgtagtggctcgtgcctgtaatcccagcaccctgggaggccaggagttcaagagcagtctaggcaacatagcaagaacccatctctacataaaaattaagaaattagccgggtgtggtagtgcatgcctttagtcccagctcctcaagaagctgaggtgggaggttcgcttgagtccaggagttcaaggctgcagtgagccatgatcgtgccactccaagtctaggcaacagagcaagatcttatctctaaaaaaagaaaaaacagaaaaggattgAATGGGAGAAACGAGTTGATTGTTAGGGATTGGACCCAGCTCCAATTATGTCAGCAAGAGGTACATTTCTGGTAGAATTTTGCTCTTGGTGTACCAAAACTATCAAATAGCTCagcaggggctgggcgtggtggttcacacctgtaatcccagcactttgggacaccaaagcgggcggatcacttgaggtcaggagttcaagaccagccctggccaacatggtgagaccttatctctactaaaaatacaataattagctgggtgtggtggtgcatgctggtagtcccagccactcgggtggatgaggcaagagaatcacttgaacccagaaggcaggggttgcagtgagccacgatcacaccactgcactccagtctgggcgacagagcaagactctgtctcaacaaacaaaccaacccaaaaagctcagccgggtgtggtggctcacacctataattccagcactctgggaggccaaggtgggaggatcgcttgaaccccggagttCGAGATAGatgtctgggcaacatagggaaactgcgtctctataaaaagttaaaaattagccagccatggtggtgcatgcctgtagtcccagctacttaggaggctgaggtgggagaatcacttgagcctggaaggttgaggctgaagtgagttgtgattgcaccactgcactccagcctgggtgacagaatgagcccctgtctccaaaaaaataaaataaaataagcttgaTGTATTTACATTTTGCTCAGTTACATGctagtaataattataacaataattcAACCCggaaaaacattgtttttaacaATGAAAGATTTATAATCACAGGAAATAAAACCAATACAATGTTAAAGGTGTGTCACTTCTACCTCCAAACATATTTTCAGGGAAGTAAGCCTAAGTTTAAAGCAATGGGTCCAATTGTTAGTCTGAAAAAAAGATACTGCGTGCCATTTTCTGGGTGTTTCCAGATTTTGTAGACACTCGGTGGTGTCTTTATTGTACTGTGTTATTTTATACTAAGAATTGCACTTATAGCTTTAAACTTTGAGGTACTTCCCCAGAAAACATACTGAGCATATTATTTGAAACTGTAACTAACACACTGTTTAAAAAGCACTGAATACTGGGTTTCCTAACTTTGCAAACACACTGCGTAAATATATTTTGGTTGTATAAATATACAATAGGGTAGGCAAAAAAGGCTTTCAAACACACAGCTATATCATGTTAGCATAAATTTCTGTGGGGGACGTGGATGGAAATAAGAGAAGACTCAAAATTCCCAACTGCTTAAAGTGAGTCCCaggatatatttaaaaagtgagtcgggcatggtggcacatgcctgtaatctcagcactttgggaagctgaagtgggaggatcgcttgagcccaggagtttgagactaccctggacaacatagtaagaccccatctctacaaaaaaaaaaataaaaaaccagctgggcatgcAGGTGCATgctctgtagccccagctactcaggaagctgagatgggaggatcgcctaAGCCCGGtgtctgaggctacagtgagcagcagagcaagactctatctctttaaaaaaaaaatacattaaatatggccaggcacggtaactcacacctgtaatcctactttgggaggccaaggtgggcagatcacttgaggtcaggagtttgagaccagcctggccaacatggtgaaaccccgtctctactaagaatacaaaaattagccagaaatcgggaggcggaggttgcagtgagccaagattgtgccattgcactccagtctgggcaatagagcaagactcagtctcaaaaaatacattaaagccaggcgcggtggttcacacctataatcccagcactttgggagtctaaggtgggcggatcacctgaggtcaggattttgagaccagcctggccaacatggcgaaaccctgtctctactaaaaacataaaaattagccgggcatgtgcctgtaatcccagctactcaggaggctgaggcaggagaatcacttgaacccaggaggcggaagttgcagtgagctgagattgcaccactgtaccccagcatgggcaacagagtgaggctctgtctgaaaaagaaaaaaaaaaaattaataaataacaaatggTTTACACGGTGAACTTGGCCCAGGCCCTGGAGGCTTCCTGTATGTTGTTCTCCTTCCAGGTCCCTGCAGCCCTGGCCCTCTGGCCCAGTTGCAGAGCCGCCAGCGCGACTACAAGCTGGCTGCCCTCCACGCCAAGCAGCAGGGAGATACCACTGCTGCCGCTAGACACTTCCGCGTGGCTAAGGTGCGTCCAGCCTGACGGACAGGACTGGAGGGATGGGGCAGGATGCTTCCCACGTGGCCTGGTGGCAAAGCACCCAAATTTGCATCCTAGCCTGGTCACTCCCTAGCCATAGTTTGCTGTAagtcttggagcctcagtttaccccctctgtgaaatgggcacGTGTGTTGGAAGAGGATTAAGCAAGATGGCACAAATGGAAGGGAGGGAGCTAGAAGTCCTCAGTGGCATGGAAGGGCCCGGAGGCTCCCCACGGGGTCCCAGCTCCCAACTGCACCTCTTCTTCtaatctcctcttccttctcccagaGCTTTGATGCTGTCTTGGAGGCCCTGAGCCGGGGTGAGCCCGTGGACCTCTCCTGCCTGCCCCCTCCACCTGGTGAGGACCCTGCCATGCCCACTCTCTGGGATGGTTTCAGGCATACACTAAGTTCTCCTTGATGCTGCCACCCCTGTTGGTCAGGCCCAGAGACCACCCTCAGGCCAGACCAGCTTGTGGGGGGTGCAGCTAACAAGCCCCTCATTGCCCTGGACCTCTCTGTCCCCAGACCAGCTGCCCCCAGACCCACCGTCACCACCGTCGCAGCCTCTGACCCCCGCTACGGCGCCCTCCACACCAGGTAGGTTCTGGGACCCTCTGGGGTTGGGGGCAGGCTGGAGCCAGACTGTCTACCCATCCGTTGACTCTTAACCTTGTCCCCCTGTCCGGCCCAGAGGTGCCCCCACCCCCGAGGACCCTGCTGGAGGCGCTGGAGCAGCGGATGGAGCGGTACCAGGTGGCCGCAGCCCAGGCCAAGAGCAAGGGGGACCAGCGGAAAGCTCGAATGCACGAGCGCATCGTCAAGGTGCCCTGGGGGTTCCGAGGGAGGTGGGGCGAGTGGGCAGCCCGGGAGCCCTCCCACAGGCAGCCCTAACACCTGTGGCCCTCGCAGCAATACCAAGATGCCATCCGAGCCCACAAGGCTGGCCGAGCCGTGGATGTCGCTGAATTGCCCGTGCCCCCAGGTAGGCCTTGCCCCTGTAGGCCTCGCCCCAGTAGGCCCCGCCCCCGTAGGCCCCGCCCCCAGAGGCCCCGCCGCTGGCAGGCTGTGCCCCAAGCTCCTGTTCCTCCAGCCTCTGAGCCTTGGCAGATGCTATTACTCCCCATAGCATAGGCTCAGGGAGCTGAATACAACATATTCAAGGGTTTTGTAAACTTGTTAATCAGTGGGAGCTTGACATTGGACATGATGTGTCTGCACCGTAGAAATTGGCAAACCGGCTGGACGaggtggtcatgcctgtaatcccagcactttgggaggctgaggtgggaaaatcacttgaggccaggagttcaagaccagcttgggcaacgtggcaagaccCCGTggctacaagaaatttaaaaattagcctggtgtggtggtgcacacctgcagtcccactccagatcatgccactgtactccagcctgggcaacagagcgagatcctgtctcaaaaaaaataataataataaattaaaaaaaaataaaggcccAAGACTCTGTAGGTGGGAGAGGAATCTGCATCTCCACCATAATGGTGTGAGTTGGTCTCCATCCTGACACACAATAACCAGGCCTCGACTGGCCACCCAGGCTTCCCCCCAATCCAGGGCCTGGAGGCCACCAAGCCCACCCAGCAGAATCTGGTGGGCGTCCTGGAGACTGCCATGAAGCTGGCCAACCAGGATGAAGGCCCAGAGGATGAAGAGGATGAGGTGCCTAAAAAGGTTTGAGggttggggccgggcgcagtggctcacacctgtagtcccagcactttgggaatccaagatgggaggatcgcttgaggccaggagtttgagaccatcctgggccacatagtgagacccccgtctctacaaaaaaatttttaaaaattagccaggcatggtgggactcacctgtagtccctgctacttgggagactgaggtgggaggatcacctgaactaaggagttcaaggctgcagtgagccatggtcatgccactgtactccagtctgggtgacagagcaagacctcatctccaagataatttaaaaaaaaaaaagtgtttggtgagaattgcttgaaccgggaggcaggggttgcagtgagccaagatcatgctactgcactccagcctggacgatacagtgagactctgtctcaaaaaaaaaaaaaaaaaaagtgtttggggCCAGGGGCTTTGAGTGAGGCAGGGGAGTAGCAAAGTCCTGGGAGCCCACTAAATGACCAGTTGTCAGCATCAGACCCTGATCCTGGGGGACCGGACCCATCACAGGCGCTACGAAATCTCTAacatcctctctcttcctctacaGCAGAACAGCCCTGTGGCCCCAACAGCCCAGCCCAAAGCCCCACCCTCAAGAGCTCCCCAGTCGGGATCAGCCCCAGCAGCCAAAGCGCCCCCCAAAGCCACATCCACCAGAGGTAAGTTTGCCCTCCCCGCCCCAGCTGCCTGTTGCCTGGCTGTGGCCTGGGCAGCACCCATAGCCGCGCCTATGCCCACAGCCCAGCAGCAGCTGGCCTTCCTAGAGGGCCGCAAGAAGCAGCTCCTGCAGGCCGCACTGCGAGCCAAGCAGAAAAACGACGTGGAGGGTGCCAAGATGCACCTGCGCCAGGCCAAGGGACTGGAGCCTATGCTGGAGGCCTCGCGCAATGGGCTGCCTGTGGACATCACCAAGGTGAACCTTCTGGGCTTGCAGGAACTGCCCAGGCACCCACTTGTCAGGCTCCTGCCCCTTAGCAGCCACGTGAACTagaagtgtattagtcagggtccagctgctgtaacaaataggTCCTCCTAAGACAGTGGCTGAAAGGAGACAGACATTTATTATGTTTCTTGCATGTACCACCCAGGGCAGTCTGAGCTCTGCAAATGGGAAGTCCTCCAGGGCCTGAGTTTCTTCCACCTTATTGCTTTGCTGCACCCGAGGGGGTTGTCCTTGTCCACATGATCCAAGTGGATCCTGTCAGAAGGATtagagaaagaggcagagctAGTAGTCCCTTTTAAAGGAAGTGACATCACTATTGCTTGcctcccattggccagaactaaGTAACATGGCCACATTTAGCCACAGAGGAGGCTGGGACATGTAGTCTCTTGTTGGTGCACTGTGTGACCAGCCTGAGCTCCATTActagggaaggggaggggatcaGATTTGGGGAGACACTTAGATTCTGCCACTTTGGACAGgaccattcctttttctctgagcATCATTTTTCTCAGAGAAGTGGGGATGGCCACCCCCACCTCAAAGAAAGACAGCCAGGATTCCTCATGTGATAGAATAGTACTCATAATAGGAAACATTTGAGGAGCTTGAACTGGGTGCCCAGCAAAGGCCACCCAGTTTAAGGGAGTGACATCACTTTTGCTTGCCTCCCATTGGCCCAAACAGTCACATGGCTACATTTAGCCCCAGAGGAGCCTGGGACATGTAGTCTTTGCTGGGCACTGGAGACATGGCCTTgagcaaaaaaggcaaaaatccaAACTCTCTCTGgacatggtgggtcacacctgtaattccagctacttgggaggctggggtgggaggatcgcttgaggccaggagctcaaagccagcctgggaaacacagtgggACTCACTGTCATGGAGTGGATGTTCTAACTGAGAGACCAcaagaaacacacaaataaatacagCACCTTATCATGGCCCATGAAGCCTGCACCATCTGCCCCATCACCTCCCTTGCCTGGTCTCtttcttgttttggttttgttttgttttgttttgttttgttttgttttgagacggagtctcaccctgtcatccaggctggaatgcagtggcacgatctcagctcactgcaacctctacctcccaggctcaagcgattctcctgccttagcctcccaagtagctggaactacaggcacacgccaccatgcccggctaatttttatatttttagtagagatggggtttcactatgttggccaggctgggcttgaactcctgacctcaggcgatccacctgcctcgacctcccaaagtgctgagattacaggcatgagccactgtgcccggcctgccccTTCTCTTTCACCCGCCCCCTCGCTCACTCTTCCCCTTGCTGTCTGGTAGCCTCAAACACCAGGCACTCTgcaacctcagggcctttgcacatgcagtTCCCGCTGCCTGAATGCTTTTCCCACAGACACCTGTGTGgttcactttctcccatcattaGGTGTCTGCTCAGACATCAGCATCTCCAGGAGGCCTACCCTGACCTGTCTAAAATCCCTCCCTGTCACCCAGATCCCTCTGCTCCTCCTCCCAACTCTGCCTCTCCCTGTGGCATGTATCACCTTCTACTCTCTCATAtgatttacttatttcttctgATTATTGCCCATCTCCCCCAAGAGAATGTCagccccatgagggcagggattttgttCTCTCTTCTTCATCCTTGTGTCCCCAGCCCCAGAGCAGAGCCTAGCGCACAGTTGGGGCTCCATACGTGatttctcaaactcttgagctcaagcaatccacccgcctcggcctcccaaagttctgggattatagacatgagccactgcacccggcaccaTACATGATTTCTGGGGTGACTGAAGGATGCCCTTGTTAAGTGGGACAATGGAAGGATCAAGAAGAAAGaacagaggccgggcatggtctttcatgcctgtaatcccagcaattaaggaggccaaggccagcggatcacttgaggtcaggagttcgagaccagtctggccaacatggtgaaaccctgtctctactaaaaatacaaaaattagccaggtgtggtggcaggcgcccgtaattccagctactcaggaggccgaggcaggagaatcacttgaaccggggaggcggaggttgcagtgagccgagatcccgccattgcactccagcctgggcaacagagcgagactccatctcaaaaaaaaaaaaaagaccagagaAGGGTGACAGAGCCGTGGTCAGGGAATGCCCCTCGTCAAGGAAGAACGACATTTCTGCAGAGCCCTAGGTGGGCCTGCTTGTCCCCCTTACCCCCGCCACCAGCCTCGTCCTCCCCAGGTGCCACCCACCCCTGTCAACAAGGACGACTTTGCCCTGGTCCAGCGGCCCGGCCCGGGTCTGTCTCAGGAGGCCGCCCGGCGCTATGGTGAACTCACCAAGCTCATACGGCAGCAGCATGAGGTGAGGGGGAGGCCCCCAGCCCGTCCCCCAGGGGCGTGaccctccttcccctctcttcccttccctcgaCTCACTGCCTTCTGTTTCCCCAGATGTGCCTGAACCACTCAAACCAATTCACCCAGCTGGGCAACATCACTGAAACCACCAAGTAAGTGCCCTGACCTGTGCCAGACACTtgcacccccagccacccatccCCAGGGCCAGGGACATGAGCAGGGCCCTCCCACCGGCAGGTTTGAAAAGTTGGCAGAGGACTGTAAGCGGAGCATGGACATTCTGAAGCAAGCCTTCGCCCGGGGTCTCCCCACGCCCACCGCCCGCTTTGAGCAAAGGACCTTCAGCGTCATCAAGTAAGGCTCCTGATCTACGCCCCACCATGTGGCCCCAGTGGCCCTTTGGTGGCTCTGGGGCGGGTTGTGCTCCCCAGAAGCTGGCACAAGATTTACATCTGGAAGAAATTTTGGATAGGTGGAAGAGCACAGAGCATGCAAAGGCTCTGGGGCAGGCATGAGATACAAGTGAAGGATGGTGAGGGTGCAGTCACAGTGACACATTTGGGAAAGATCTAGAGAGTGCAAAGGTGTATCTTGTCCCAGGGCCTGGGTGAGTCCACGGGGGACCAGAGATGAGTTACGGCTTTGGTGGGTGTTAGTCTTGGTACTATCAAGTCTTCCCATGCCCAGAGGAGCGGGGATTGTTTtctccactttatttttatttttattttgagacagagtctcactctgttgcccaggctggagtgcaggggtgtgatctctgctcactgcaagctccacctcctggattcatgccattctcctgcctcagcctcccgagaagctgggactacagccgcccaccaccacgcctggctaattttttgtatttttagtagagacgggatttcaccgtgttagccaggatggtctcgatctcttgacctcgtgatccgcccacctcggcctcccaaagtactgggattacaggcgtgagccaccgctcccggccttttttaaaattttttttctgagacagtctcactttgtcacccaggctggagtacagtggcgcaatctcagctcacttcaacctctgcctcccaggttcaagcaattctcctgcctcagcctcccagatagctgggactgcaggtgcccaccaccatgcccagctaatttttgtatttttagtagagatggggtttcattcagttggccaggctggtgtccttaaatgatccgcctgccttggcctcccaaagtgctggggttacaggagtgagccactgcgtccggcccgtTTTCTCCACTTTCTAAATGAGGTTAGGTGCAGCCACTGGCCCTCCGGTGGTTCCCAGCTGCCCTTGGGATAACCCCCACCCCTTACCCTGGCTCCCCCATCTCCACACAGCCTGGCTCCCCGTCAcctcttctctgcctcctgtccccaCTTCACTCAGCTTTGGCCACACGGGACTCTTTTTGGTCCCTCCTACAAACCAAGTGTGTTCCTACCCCAAGCCTCTGCATCAGCTATTTCTTCCGCCTTCACCCTCTTCCTCAGGTCTCCATGTGGCAGCTCCCTCTTGACATCTAGAGTCACCTATGATGTCACCTTCCCTCTAAGAGGCCCTCCCTATCTATCCAAGCAGTCTCTTCTGAGCACActccactctcccctctctgctgagttttttattgtttttctatttatgtacTTATGCTCATCTGTCCACTCAGCTAGATTGAGCACAGGGTATGGGTATTTACTTCTAGATCCCCAGCAGCTAGGGTActgactggcacatagtaggtgctcaagaaatattgtgaaatgaggccaggcatgctggctcacgcctgtaatcccagcactttgggaggctgaggtgggtggatcacgaggtcaggagatcgagaccattctggctaacacggtgaaatcccgtctctactaaaaatacacaaaattatccgggcgtggtggtaggcgcccatagtcccagcttcttaggaagctgaggcaggagaatggcatgaacccgggaggcagagcttgcagtgagcagagatcacgctgcactccagcctgggcaacagagtgagactgtctcaaaaaaaaaaagaaatattgtgaAATGAATAGAAGGTCCCCCAGCAACTAGGACACTAGCTGGTGCTTTAGTAGGActcaaaaaatattaagtgaggccaggctgggaggccaaggcaggcggatcatttgaggtcgggagttcgagaccagcctggccaacatggtgaaaccccatctctactaaaaatataaaaattatccagcagtggtggcgggcagctgtaatcccagctactcaggaggctgaggcagaagaatctcttgaatctgggaggtggaggttgcagtgggctgaggtcgtaccattgtactccagcctgggcgacagagcaagactctgtctaaaaaaaaaaaaaaaaatatatatatatatatatatatatatatatgtatatatacacacacacacacatatatattaagtgaaaagaaGGTCCCCCAGCAGCTAGGGTACTgggtggcacatagtaggtgctcaagaaacattgggaaatgaaggaaagatcTCTCAGCAGCTAGGGCACTGGCTGATGCTTAGTAGGACTCAACAACTATTAAGTGAAGGGAATATCACCCAGCAGCTAGGgtacctagcacacagtaggtaccaAATAAATATACACAGACTGAAGAAAAGACTTGAAAGTGATCCATTGCCAACCTGAACAGAGAACTCTAGTCTGTCTGATTCTAAAATGAGCCCAGGAGCTGAAACACCCCCAAAGGCCAGGGTGGGGTTTGTTCCCTGCCCTCACTGGGGGAAGAGAAGGCAGGCGGGCAGTGGGACTGAGGTGCCTCTGTTTCCCTGCCCACCTGcctgcccacctgcccacccGGAAGGATCTTCCCTGACCTCAGCAGCAACGACATGCTCCTCTTCATCGTGAAGGGCATCAACttgcccacacccccaggtgagggGGCTGTAGGCAGGGGTCAGGGTCATGGGGAACCCCTCTCTGCCCAGCTCTGACCGTTGTTTGCCCACAGGACTGTCCCCTGGCGATCTGGATGTCTTTGTTCGGTTTGACTTCCCCTATCCCAACGTGGTACGTGGGGAGCTGAGGAGGGGAGGGCTGCAGCCTCAGTGGGCCAAAGCCGGGTCCCAGGCCCCCTAGATTTCCTGCCTCCTCTCTGGTCATAGGAAGAAGCTCAGAAAGACAAGACCAGTGTGATCAAGAACACAGACTCCCCTGGTGAGCCCCGGCTGGAAGCACCCTACCCCTACTCCCTTGCAGCAGAAGGGACATAAGACCATGGCCTGACCCCACCCAacttcctctcccttcttcctcctgcaGAGTTCAAGGAGCAGTTCAAACTCTGCATCAACCGCAGCCACCGTGGCTTCCGAAGGGCCATCCAGACCAAGGGCATCAAGTTCGAAGTGGTTCACAAGGGGTGAGCTAGAGAGAGCCATGGCCGCTGGGTGGGCTCCGGGGGAGGGGAGCTCCTCTGAACCAACCATCCTGTCCCcactatacacacatgcacacagggggCTGTTCAAGACTGACCGGGTGCTGGGGACAGCCCAGCTGAAGCTGGATGCACTGGAGACAGCATGTGAGGTCCGGGAGATCCTTGAGGTGAGAGGTGGACATTCATCCGCATGCTCCGGTATGGCCATGCCACTCGTTAACATTATTCAAACACTTCCTGCCTTGAGCCCTCTATGAGCCTGTCTGTTGACCCAGCCCCTCCCCTCAGAGCCTCAGACCTCCCTACTGCCCAGCCCTAAATACTTGCAGTACCCCGCTCCATTATGATCAACTGGTATCTCAGCCATACCATGGGCTCATATTTTAGAAACcactcttggccaggcatggtggctcatgcctgtaatcccagcactttgggaggctgaggcgggcagatcacgaggtcaggagatcgagaccatcctggctaacatggtgaaaccctgtttctactaaaatacaaaaaaattagccaggcatggtggcgggcgcctgtagtcccagctactcgggaggctgaggcaggagaatggcgtaagtaaacccgggaggcggagcttgcagtgagcccagatcgcaccactgcactccagcctggacaacagagcgagactctgtctcagaaaaaaaaaaaaaaaaaagaaaccagtctTGTTCTCCCTTGTCCTGGCCCTGGGCCTCTAGTCACTTCCtgcttcccaccaacagtttctCCTTACCCCCACCCAGGTCCTGGATGGTCGCCGGCCCACAGGGGGGCGACTGGAGGTAATGGTCCGGATTCGGGAGCCACTGACAGCCCAGCAGTTGGAGACGACGACGGAGAGGTGGCTGGTCATTGACCCTGTGCCGGCAGCTGTGCCCACAGTGAGACCCCCGACCCCCACCCATCAGCAACCCCAGGGAGGGAAGCTTGGTTCAGGGGCCCAGGACTCACAGGACTGGTTCTCTCCTCTGAAGCAGGTTGCTGGGCCCAAAGGGAAGGCCCCTCCTGTGCCTGCCCCTGCAAGGGAGTCAGGGAACAGGTAGGTATCTGGGCCAGGGCATGCTGGAGAAAACACCCAATTCCCCTCTCAGCCCCACCTGGACAGTTTCCCACCAGGCACAAATTGGACCATGTCCCTCTCCTGCTGCAAAACCTTTCTTGGCACCCCTTTTCCCAGAGGATCCAGTTTAAACTCCTTGGTTTGGTCTTTAAAACCTTTTGTGATCTGACCATTGTCAACATATCCAGgcttctctctccccactccctcctgtGGTTCATGTCCATGAATAGTTTTCACTGGCCTCTGGACTCCTGTGGGTTCCAGTGCCCTGAACACCCCTACCTAGGGTAGGGGTGTTCTTTGTTCCTCTGCCCACCTCTGATTCCTTCTTTGGATCCCAACTTGGCTgttacctcctccaggaagccctccctgaccactaG from Gorilla gorilla gorilla isolate KB3781 chromosome 20, NHGRI_mGorGor1-v2.1_pri, whole genome shotgun sequence encodes:
- the CC2D1A gene encoding coiled-coil and C2 domain-containing protein 1A isoform X2, with the translated sequence MHKRKGPPGPPGRGAAAARQLGLLVDLSPDGLMIPEDGANDEELEAEFLALVGGQPPALEKLKGKGPLPMEAIEKMASLCMRDPDEDEEEGTDEDDLEADDDLLAELNEVLGEEQKASETPPPVAQPKPEAPHPELETTLQERLALYQTAIESARQAGDSAKMRRYDRGLKTLENLLASVQKGNAIDEADIPPPVAIGKGPASTPTYSPAPSQPAPGIASALEPRVTLEGPSATAPASSPGLAKPQMPPGPCSPGPLAQLQSRQRDYKLAALHAKQQGDTTAAARHFRVAKSFDAVLEALSRGEPVDLSCLPPPPDQLPPDPPSPPSQPLTPATAPSTPEVPPPPRTLLEALEQRMERYQVAAAQAKSKGDQRKARMHERIVKQYQDAIRAHKAGRAVDVAELPVPPGFPPIQGLEATKPTQQNLVGVLETAMKLANQDEGPEDEEDEVPKKNSPVAPTAQPKAPPSRAPQSGSAPAAKAPPKATSTRAQQQLAFLEGRKKQLLQAALRAKQKNDVEGAKMHLRQAKGLEPMLEASRNGLPVDITKPRPPQVPPTPVNKDDFALVQRPGPGLSQEAARRYGELTKLIRQQHEMCLNHSNQFTQLGNITETTKFEKLAEDCKRSMDILKQAFARGLPTPTARFEQRTFSVIKIFPDLSSNDMLLFIVKGINLPTPPGLSPGDLDVFVRFDFPYPNVEEAQKDKTSVIKNTDSPEFKEQFKLCINRSHRGFRRAIQTKGIKFEVVHKGGLFKTDRVLGTAQLKLDALETACEVREILEVLDGRRPTGGRLEVMVRIREPLTAQQLETTTERWLVIDPVPAAVPTQVAGPKGKAPPVPAPARESGNRSARPLHSLSVLAFDQERLERKILALRQARRPVPPEVAQQYQDIMQRSQWQRAQLEQGGVGIRREYAAQLERQLQFYTEAARRLGNDGSRDAAKEALYRRNLVESELQRLRR
- the CC2D1A gene encoding coiled-coil and C2 domain-containing protein 1A isoform X7, with translation MHKRKGPPGPPGRGAAAARQLGLLVDLSPDGLMIPEDGANDEELEAEFLALVGGQPPALEKLKGKGPLPMEAIEKMASLCMRDPDEDEEEGTDEDDLEADDDLLAELNEVLGEEQKASETPPPVAQPKPEAPHPELETTLQERLALYQTAIESARQAGDSAKMRRYDRGLKTLENLLASVQKGNAIDEADIPPPVAIGKGPASTPTYSPAPSQPAPGIASALEPRVTLEGPSATAPASSPGLAKPQMPPGPCSPGPLAQLQSRQRDYKLAALHAKQQGDTTAAARHFRVAKSFDAVLEALSRGEPVDLSCLPPPPDQLPPDPPSPPSQPLTPATAPSTPEVPPPPRTLLEALEQRMERYQVAAAQAKSKGDQRKARMHERIVKQYQDAIRAHKAGRAVDVAELPVPPGFPPIQGLEATKPTQQNLVGVLETAMKLANQDEGPEDEEDEVPKKNSPVAPTAQPKAPPSRAPQSGSAPAAKAPPKATSTRAQQQLAFLEGRKKQLLQAALRAKQKNDVEGAKMHLRQAKGLEPMLEASRNGLPVDITKVPPTPVNKDDFALVQRPGPGLSQEAARRYGELTKLIRQQHEMCLNHSNQFTQLGNITETTKFEKLAEDCKRSMDILKQAFARGLPTPTARFEQRTFSVIKIFPDLSSNDMLLFIVKGINLPTPPGLSPGDLDVFVRFDFPYPNVEEAQKDKTSVIKNTDSPEFKEQFKLCINRSHRGFRRAIQTKGIKFEVVHKGGLFKTDRVLGTAQLKLDALETACEVREILEVLDGRRPTGGRLEVMVRIREPLTAQQLETTTERWLVIDPVPAAVPTQVAGPKGKAPPVPAPARESGNRSARPLHSLSVLAFDQERLERKILALRQARRPVPPEVAQQYQDIMQRSQWQRAQLEQGGVGIRREYAAQLERQLQFYTEAARRLGNDGSRDAAKEALYRRNLVESELQRLRR